Proteins encoded within one genomic window of Elephas maximus indicus isolate mEleMax1 chromosome 21, mEleMax1 primary haplotype, whole genome shotgun sequence:
- the ZNF599 gene encoding zinc finger protein 599 isoform X1: protein MAAPALALVSFEDVAVTFTGEEWGYLDLAQKILYQEVMLETCGLLLSLGNPVPKPELISLLEHRQELWTMKRGLSQSISPGEKTKPKTTEPTASLLTSEETSFQEQVTQGASKDFRLEQARDQEGPSEMPEGTVRPGTHPHKETYPRKLSPDSGTDDSLRMLQEQVAPGDAVHEQDSHRPGKDSMIDAGKNPCICRECGKGFSKNWALVRHQKIHAAVKPYECNECGKACHYLADFVRHTRLHTGEKPYKCIECEKAFKRRFHLTEHQRIHTGERPYECKECGKAFTHRSSFIQHNMTHSGEKPFLCKECGKAFYYSSSFAQHMRIHTGKKPYECSECGKAFTHRSTFIQHNMIHMGEKPFLCKECGKAFCLSSSFTQHMRIHTGEKPYECRECGKAFTHRSTFIRHNRTHTGEKPFECKECGKAFCDGSSLIQHTRIHTGEKPYECSVCGKGFTHHSVFIRHNRTHSREKSLECKECGKAFYYSSSFTRHMRIHSGERPYACGDCGKTFTQPANFVRHNRIHTGEKPFECKECEKAFCDNFALTQHMRSHTGEKPFECSECGKAFSHSSSFVHHRKIHAGV from the exons ATGGCTGCGCCGGCGCTG GCACTGGTATCATTTGAAGATGTGGCCGTGACGTTCACTGGGGAGGAATGGGGGTATCTGGACCTGGCGCAGAAGATCCTGTACCAGGAAGTGATGCTGGAGACCTGTGGGCTTCTGCTCTCACTGG GGAACCCTGTTCCCAAACCAGAGCTGATCTCTCTGCTAGAGCACAGGCAGGAACTATGGACAATGAAGAGAGGCCTCTCTCAAAGCATCTCTCCAG gtgaaaaaacaaaacccaagacCACTGAGCCTACCGCTTCTCTGCTGACCTCTGAAGAAACCTCCTTCCAAGAACAAGTGACACAGGGAGCCTCAAAGGATTTCAGGTTGGAGCAAGCCAGGGATCAGGAAGGGCCATCAGAAATGCCTGAAGGGACTGTGAGGCCAGGAACACACCCCCACAAGGAGACCTACCCCAGGAAGTTGAGCCCTGATTCTGGGACAGATGATAGTCTAAGGATGCTACAGGAGCAAGTTGCTCCAGGAGATGCTGTCCATGAACAAGACTCACACAGACCAGGAAAAGACTCCATGATTGATGCAGGGAAGAACCCCTGTATTTGCAGGGAATGTGGGAAAGGGTTTAGCAAGAATTGGGCCCTAGTTCGGCATCAAAAAATTCATGCTGCAGTGAAGCCCTATGAATGTAACGAGTGTGGCAAAGCCTGTCACTACCTGGCAGACTTTGTTCGACATACAAGGCTTCATACTGGGGAAAAACCATACAAGTGTATTGAATGTGAGAAGGCCTTCAAGCGCAGATTTCACCTCACAGAGCACCAGCGTATTCACACTGGAGAGAGGCCCTATGAGTGCAAAGAATGTGGTAAAGCTTTCACCCACCGCTCTTCTTTTATACAGCATAATATGACCCACAGTGGAGAAAAACCTTTTTTGTgcaaagaatgtgggaaagctttttACTACAGCTCTTCCTTTGCTCAACACATGAGAATTCACACTGgaaagaaaccctatgaatgcagTGAATGTGGAAAGGCCTTTACTCATCGCTCCACTTTTATCCAGCATAATATGATCCACATGGGAGAAAAACCCTTTTTATGCAAAGAATGCGGGAAAGCTTTTTGCCTTAGCTCATCCTTCACTCAACACATGAGGATTCACACTGGGGAGAAACCCTATGAGTGCAGGGAATGTGGAAAGGCCTTTACTCATCGCTCCACTTTTATCCGGCATAACAGGACCCATACTGGAGAGAAGCCCTTTGAGTgcaaagaatgtgggaaagcGTTTTGCGATGGCTCTTCCTTAATTCAACACACGAGGATTCACACTGGTGAGAAGCCCTATGAGTGTAGTGTATGTGGAAAGGGCTTTACCCACCATTCTGTCTTTATCCGACATAATAGAACCCACAGTAGAGAAAAATCATTGGAGTGCaaagaatgtggaaaagccttttaCTATAGTTCTTCTTTCACTCGACACATGAGGATTCACTCTGGAGAGAGGCCCTATGCTTGTGGTGATTGTGGAAAGACATTCACCCAACCAGCAAATTTTGTCCGCCATAATAGGATCCACACTGGAGAAAAACCCTTTGAGTGCAAAGAATGTGAGAAGGCATTTTGTGATAACTTTGCCTTAACTCAACACATGAGAAGTCACACTGGTGAGAAGCCCTTTGAATGCAGTGAATGTGGAAAGGCCTTCAGCCACAGTTCATCCTTCGTACACCATCGAAAGATTCATGCCGGAGTTTAA
- the ZNF599 gene encoding zinc finger protein 599 isoform X2: protein MLETCGLLLSLGNPVPKPELISLLEHRQELWTMKRGLSQSISPGEKTKPKTTEPTASLLTSEETSFQEQVTQGASKDFRLEQARDQEGPSEMPEGTVRPGTHPHKETYPRKLSPDSGTDDSLRMLQEQVAPGDAVHEQDSHRPGKDSMIDAGKNPCICRECGKGFSKNWALVRHQKIHAAVKPYECNECGKACHYLADFVRHTRLHTGEKPYKCIECEKAFKRRFHLTEHQRIHTGERPYECKECGKAFTHRSSFIQHNMTHSGEKPFLCKECGKAFYYSSSFAQHMRIHTGKKPYECSECGKAFTHRSTFIQHNMIHMGEKPFLCKECGKAFCLSSSFTQHMRIHTGEKPYECRECGKAFTHRSTFIRHNRTHTGEKPFECKECGKAFCDGSSLIQHTRIHTGEKPYECSVCGKGFTHHSVFIRHNRTHSREKSLECKECGKAFYYSSSFTRHMRIHSGERPYACGDCGKTFTQPANFVRHNRIHTGEKPFECKECEKAFCDNFALTQHMRSHTGEKPFECSECGKAFSHSSSFVHHRKIHAGV from the exons ATGCTGGAGACCTGTGGGCTTCTGCTCTCACTGG GGAACCCTGTTCCCAAACCAGAGCTGATCTCTCTGCTAGAGCACAGGCAGGAACTATGGACAATGAAGAGAGGCCTCTCTCAAAGCATCTCTCCAG gtgaaaaaacaaaacccaagacCACTGAGCCTACCGCTTCTCTGCTGACCTCTGAAGAAACCTCCTTCCAAGAACAAGTGACACAGGGAGCCTCAAAGGATTTCAGGTTGGAGCAAGCCAGGGATCAGGAAGGGCCATCAGAAATGCCTGAAGGGACTGTGAGGCCAGGAACACACCCCCACAAGGAGACCTACCCCAGGAAGTTGAGCCCTGATTCTGGGACAGATGATAGTCTAAGGATGCTACAGGAGCAAGTTGCTCCAGGAGATGCTGTCCATGAACAAGACTCACACAGACCAGGAAAAGACTCCATGATTGATGCAGGGAAGAACCCCTGTATTTGCAGGGAATGTGGGAAAGGGTTTAGCAAGAATTGGGCCCTAGTTCGGCATCAAAAAATTCATGCTGCAGTGAAGCCCTATGAATGTAACGAGTGTGGCAAAGCCTGTCACTACCTGGCAGACTTTGTTCGACATACAAGGCTTCATACTGGGGAAAAACCATACAAGTGTATTGAATGTGAGAAGGCCTTCAAGCGCAGATTTCACCTCACAGAGCACCAGCGTATTCACACTGGAGAGAGGCCCTATGAGTGCAAAGAATGTGGTAAAGCTTTCACCCACCGCTCTTCTTTTATACAGCATAATATGACCCACAGTGGAGAAAAACCTTTTTTGTgcaaagaatgtgggaaagctttttACTACAGCTCTTCCTTTGCTCAACACATGAGAATTCACACTGgaaagaaaccctatgaatgcagTGAATGTGGAAAGGCCTTTACTCATCGCTCCACTTTTATCCAGCATAATATGATCCACATGGGAGAAAAACCCTTTTTATGCAAAGAATGCGGGAAAGCTTTTTGCCTTAGCTCATCCTTCACTCAACACATGAGGATTCACACTGGGGAGAAACCCTATGAGTGCAGGGAATGTGGAAAGGCCTTTACTCATCGCTCCACTTTTATCCGGCATAACAGGACCCATACTGGAGAGAAGCCCTTTGAGTgcaaagaatgtgggaaagcGTTTTGCGATGGCTCTTCCTTAATTCAACACACGAGGATTCACACTGGTGAGAAGCCCTATGAGTGTAGTGTATGTGGAAAGGGCTTTACCCACCATTCTGTCTTTATCCGACATAATAGAACCCACAGTAGAGAAAAATCATTGGAGTGCaaagaatgtggaaaagccttttaCTATAGTTCTTCTTTCACTCGACACATGAGGATTCACTCTGGAGAGAGGCCCTATGCTTGTGGTGATTGTGGAAAGACATTCACCCAACCAGCAAATTTTGTCCGCCATAATAGGATCCACACTGGAGAAAAACCCTTTGAGTGCAAAGAATGTGAGAAGGCATTTTGTGATAACTTTGCCTTAACTCAACACATGAGAAGTCACACTGGTGAGAAGCCCTTTGAATGCAGTGAATGTGGAAAGGCCTTCAGCCACAGTTCATCCTTCGTACACCATCGAAAGATTCATGCCGGAGTTTAA